In Gadus chalcogrammus isolate NIFS_2021 chromosome 11, NIFS_Gcha_1.0, whole genome shotgun sequence, a single window of DNA contains:
- the trak1a gene encoding trafficking kinesin-binding protein 1 isoform X6 — protein MAEELDVCNNTDLPELEIISLLEEQLPVYRLRADTIFGYEQDDWLHTPLTTPDTALPLTTEQIEETLKYFLLCADRVGQMTKTYSDIDAVTRLLEEKERDLELAARIGQSLLKKNKTLSDRNGVLEEQVEHIREEVSQLRHDLSMKDELLQFYTSVAEESEGESTTSTPIRQSDPNVTVPTYLPLDSLQKKLKDLEAENISLRSEATHLETETISYEEKEQQLVNDCVKELRCANMQMSSLAEELGRKSDDASRQQEEITHLLSQIVDLQKKAKSYAVENEELTQHLGAAKDAQRQLTAELRELEDKYAECMEMLHEAQEELKNLRNKTLPLTTPRRFHSLGLFPMDSLAAEIEGNMRKELQMDDPDVEEQKLHPKRVFQTVKNLNLMRQQRSSLAPSPLNIPGSNQTSSLTSGRSSRVGTPHSYSTYGGSESGSGPYCPDNKAGGILEAHDDGSDDSNRRPVGTPGTPGGRDLEAALRRLSLRRDNYVSERRFFEEERERKLAYLAKEEQGEDGEEKGGSGGDPGTPTESLLSLYTHPSLGSMWSGYSFTSRSYLPEKLQIVKPLEGSATLHAWQLLAQPHLGGLLDHRPGVVTKGFRTLDQDQDPSEAGDWQLDQPEEDDDSLRSFPGLSSEDDLPVSRLPWASTPDLRHSTNNGGVGVHRSGRDNNNDNEDNSLLESLRGARPGEAFGGKDGPALDGLPCTPCSIRSSPVSVAVTTPCADEKAGGEPLDFPALPAGAPDGLPAIFPGKCMSQTSSTYTFTTCRILHPSDQLTSVSSRSYDEEDEGGLYHMVVMAGVEQAH, from the exons tgttgTGTGCTGATAGAGTGGGCCAGATGACCAAGACGTATAGCGACATAGACGCCGTCACTAGGCTACTGGAAGAG AAAGAACGAGACCTTGAGCTGGCCGCTCGCATCGGCCAATCGCTGCTGAAGAAGAACAAGACGCTGAGCGACCGGAACGGCGTgttggaggagcaggtggagcacATCCGAGAGGAG GTCTCCCAGCTGCGTCACGACCTCTCCATGAAGGATGAGCTGCTGCAGTTCTACACCAGCGTGGCCGAGGAGAGCGAGGGCgagtccaccacctccacacc GATACGGCAGAGCGATCCAAATGTCACCGTTCCCACTTACTTACCTCTGGACTCCCTGCAGAAGAAACTCAAAGACCTGGAGGCAGAGAACATATCTCTGCGATCCGag GCCACTCATCTGGAGACGGAGACCATTTCCTACGAAGAGAAGGAACAGCAGCTGGTCAATGACTGTGTTAAAGAACTAC gatGTGCCAACATGCAGATGTCAAGCCTGGCCGAGGAGCTGGGGAGGAAATCGGACGACGCCTCCCGCCAGCAGGAGGAGATCACACACCTCCTGTCCCAGATCGTGGACCTCCAGAAGAAGGCCAAGTCG TATGCTGTGGAGAACGAGGAGCTGACGCAGCACCTAGGAGCTGCCAAAGACGCCCAGAGGCAACTCACTGCTGAG CTGCGGGAGCTGGAGGATAAGTACGCAGAGTGCATGGAGATGCTCCACGAGGcccaggaggagctgaagaacCTGAGGAACAAAACGCTGCCGCTCACCACGCCGCGACGCTTCCACTCCCTGGGCCTGTTTCCCATG GACTCCTTGGCAGCGGAAATAGAGGGAAATATGAGGAAGGAACTTCAAATGGATGATCCAGATGTTGAAGAACAAAA GCTGCACCCCAAGCGGGTGTTCCAGACGGTGAAGAACCTGAACCTGATGCGGCAGCAGCGCTCGTCGCTGGCCCCCTCGCCGCTCAACATCCCGGGCTCCAACCAGACGTCCTCTCTGACGTCGGGCCGCTCCAGCCGGGTGGGCACGCCGCACTCCTACTCCACGTACGGCGGCAGTGAGTCGGGCAGCGGGCCGTACTGCCCCGACAACAAGGCCGGCGGTATCCTGGAGGCGCACGACGACGG GTCAGACGACTCCAACCGGCGTCCCGTCGGCACCCCGGGGACCCCGGGGGGGCGGGACCTGGAGGCGGCCCTCCGTCGCCTCTCGCTGCGCCGCGACAACTACGTCTCCGAGCGGCGCTTCTtcgaggaggagcgggagcgcAAGCTGGCCTACCTGGccaaggaggagcagggggaggacggggaggagaaGGGCGGCAGCGGCGGAGACCCCGGGACCCCCACGGAGAGCCTGCTGTCGCTGTACACGCACCCGTCCCTGGGCAGCATGTGGTCGGGCTACTCCTTCACCTCGAGGTCCTACCTGCCCGAGAAGCTGCAGATCGTCAAGCCCCTCGAAG GCTCGGCCACCCTCCACGCGTGGCAGCTGCTGGCCCAGCCCCACCTGGGGGGCCTGCTGGACCACCGGCCGGGCGTGGTCACCAAGGGCTTCCGCAccctggaccaggaccaggacccttCGGAGGCCGGGGACTGGCAGCTGGACCAACCCGAGGAGGACGACGATTCCCTCCGCTCGTTCCCGGGCCTCTCCAGTGAGGACGACCTCCCCGTCTCCCGCCTGCCCTGGGCGTCCACGCCCGACCTCCGCCACTCCACGAACAACGGCGGCGTCGGCGTCCACCGGAGCGGTCgcgacaacaacaacgacaacgaGGACAATAGCCTGTTGGAGTCGCTGAGGGGCGCGCGACCGGGGGAGGCGTTCGGAGGGAAAGACGGACCCGCCCTCGACGGCCTGCCTTGCACTCCCTGCTCCATCcgctcctctcctgtctccgTCGCCGTGACGACGCCGTGCGCCGACGAGAAGGCCGGCGGCGAGCCCTTAGACTTCCCGGCCCTACCAGCCGGAGCGCCGGACGGCTTGCCCG CCATCTTCCCAGGGAAGTGCATGTCCCAAACCAGCTCCACCTACACCTTCACCACCTGCAGGATCCTCCACCCCTCAGACCAGCtcacctccgtctcctccag GTCATATGATGAGGAAGACGAGGGAGGCCTCTATCACATGGTAGTGATGGCTGGCGTAGAGCAGGCCCACTGA
- the trak1a gene encoding trafficking kinesin-binding protein 1 isoform X4, which yields MNRRGQAHGQRFAKADYYECDWYYEESTDVLCADRVGQMTKTYSDIDAVTRLLEEKERDLELAARIGQSLLKKNKTLSDRNGVLEEQVEHIREEVSQLRHDLSMKDELLQFYTSVAEESEGESTTSTPIRQSDPNVTVPTYLPLDSLQKKLKDLEAENISLRSEATHLETETISYEEKEQQLVNDCVKELRCANMQMSSLAEELGRKSDDASRQQEEITHLLSQIVDLQKKAKSYAVENEELTQHLGAAKDAQRQLTAELRELEDKYAECMEMLHEAQEELKNLRNKTLPLTTPRRFHSLGLFPMDSLAAEIEGNMRKELQMDDPDVEEQKLHPKRVFQTVKNLNLMRQQRSSLAPSPLNIPGSNQTSSLTSGRSSRVGTPHSYSTYGGSESGSGPYCPDNKAGGILEAHDDGSDDSNRRPVGTPGTPGGRDLEAALRRLSLRRDNYVSERRFFEEERERKLAYLAKEEQGEDGEEKGGSGGDPGTPTESLLSLYTHPSLGSMWSGYSFTSRSYLPEKLQIVKPLEGSATLHAWQLLAQPHLGGLLDHRPGVVTKGFRTLDQDQDPSEAGDWQLDQPEEDDDSLRSFPGLSSEDDLPVSRLPWASTPDLRHSTNNGGVGVHRSGRDNNNDNEDNSLLESLRGARPGEAFGGKDGPALDGLPCTPCSIRSSPVSVAVTTPCADEKAGGEPLDFPALPAGAPDGLPAIFPGKCMSQTSSTYTFTTCRILHPSDQLTSVSSSPRSAYQSSPGVGGAASPVPSPLPQFSDPATPSNTTPCCTPRRLSLSQAESSTNHRDNTRTTSTSLGLVRLLVEHGISASVYDPRSWDRGGPAAGGALEAEPEEAEPEEEGEELWEDEDRGEVGRPSSLLFLPSTPPNSPTRRCRSRSMSSSHPRGAPPPAPTPPPPPGAGFQFSPTDEPLFYETFLASRPAQTILKEVLAEFEREPALPGSYQSRLEATNLRLVDKLKRFRTLGPPRGGASAAMGGGLGPVLNAGLRRNRSYPAMVGASMAMKDPGGPPSSAELFLGHALSTQHADAAHVAPTRPPEERTHAAAAAVVPNIVSYRQPWPDD from the exons tgttgTGTGCTGATAGAGTGGGCCAGATGACCAAGACGTATAGCGACATAGACGCCGTCACTAGGCTACTGGAAGAG AAAGAACGAGACCTTGAGCTGGCCGCTCGCATCGGCCAATCGCTGCTGAAGAAGAACAAGACGCTGAGCGACCGGAACGGCGTgttggaggagcaggtggagcacATCCGAGAGGAG GTCTCCCAGCTGCGTCACGACCTCTCCATGAAGGATGAGCTGCTGCAGTTCTACACCAGCGTGGCCGAGGAGAGCGAGGGCgagtccaccacctccacacc GATACGGCAGAGCGATCCAAATGTCACCGTTCCCACTTACTTACCTCTGGACTCCCTGCAGAAGAAACTCAAAGACCTGGAGGCAGAGAACATATCTCTGCGATCCGag GCCACTCATCTGGAGACGGAGACCATTTCCTACGAAGAGAAGGAACAGCAGCTGGTCAATGACTGTGTTAAAGAACTAC gatGTGCCAACATGCAGATGTCAAGCCTGGCCGAGGAGCTGGGGAGGAAATCGGACGACGCCTCCCGCCAGCAGGAGGAGATCACACACCTCCTGTCCCAGATCGTGGACCTCCAGAAGAAGGCCAAGTCG TATGCTGTGGAGAACGAGGAGCTGACGCAGCACCTAGGAGCTGCCAAAGACGCCCAGAGGCAACTCACTGCTGAG CTGCGGGAGCTGGAGGATAAGTACGCAGAGTGCATGGAGATGCTCCACGAGGcccaggaggagctgaagaacCTGAGGAACAAAACGCTGCCGCTCACCACGCCGCGACGCTTCCACTCCCTGGGCCTGTTTCCCATG GACTCCTTGGCAGCGGAAATAGAGGGAAATATGAGGAAGGAACTTCAAATGGATGATCCAGATGTTGAAGAACAAAA GCTGCACCCCAAGCGGGTGTTCCAGACGGTGAAGAACCTGAACCTGATGCGGCAGCAGCGCTCGTCGCTGGCCCCCTCGCCGCTCAACATCCCGGGCTCCAACCAGACGTCCTCTCTGACGTCGGGCCGCTCCAGCCGGGTGGGCACGCCGCACTCCTACTCCACGTACGGCGGCAGTGAGTCGGGCAGCGGGCCGTACTGCCCCGACAACAAGGCCGGCGGTATCCTGGAGGCGCACGACGACGG GTCAGACGACTCCAACCGGCGTCCCGTCGGCACCCCGGGGACCCCGGGGGGGCGGGACCTGGAGGCGGCCCTCCGTCGCCTCTCGCTGCGCCGCGACAACTACGTCTCCGAGCGGCGCTTCTtcgaggaggagcgggagcgcAAGCTGGCCTACCTGGccaaggaggagcagggggaggacggggaggagaaGGGCGGCAGCGGCGGAGACCCCGGGACCCCCACGGAGAGCCTGCTGTCGCTGTACACGCACCCGTCCCTGGGCAGCATGTGGTCGGGCTACTCCTTCACCTCGAGGTCCTACCTGCCCGAGAAGCTGCAGATCGTCAAGCCCCTCGAAG GCTCGGCCACCCTCCACGCGTGGCAGCTGCTGGCCCAGCCCCACCTGGGGGGCCTGCTGGACCACCGGCCGGGCGTGGTCACCAAGGGCTTCCGCAccctggaccaggaccaggacccttCGGAGGCCGGGGACTGGCAGCTGGACCAACCCGAGGAGGACGACGATTCCCTCCGCTCGTTCCCGGGCCTCTCCAGTGAGGACGACCTCCCCGTCTCCCGCCTGCCCTGGGCGTCCACGCCCGACCTCCGCCACTCCACGAACAACGGCGGCGTCGGCGTCCACCGGAGCGGTCgcgacaacaacaacgacaacgaGGACAATAGCCTGTTGGAGTCGCTGAGGGGCGCGCGACCGGGGGAGGCGTTCGGAGGGAAAGACGGACCCGCCCTCGACGGCCTGCCTTGCACTCCCTGCTCCATCcgctcctctcctgtctccgTCGCCGTGACGACGCCGTGCGCCGACGAGAAGGCCGGCGGCGAGCCCTTAGACTTCCCGGCCCTACCAGCCGGAGCGCCGGACGGCTTGCCCG CCATCTTCCCAGGGAAGTGCATGTCCCAAACCAGCTCCACCTACACCTTCACCACCTGCAGGATCCTCCACCCCTCAGACCAGCtcacctccgtctcctccag ccccaggtcGGCCTATCAGAGCAGCCCTGGCGTGGGCGGGGCCGCGTCGCCCGTCCCTTCGCCGCTACCCCAGTTCTCCGACCCGGCCACGCCCTCCAACACCACGCCCTGCTGCACCCCCCGCCGCCTCTCCCTGTCCCAGGCCGAGTCCTCCACCAACCACCGGGACAACACccgcaccaccagcacctccctGGGGCTGGTGCGCCTCCTGGTGGAGCACGGCATCTCCGCCTCCGTCTACGACCCGCGCAGCTGGGACCGCGGGGGTCCTGCCGCCGGGGGGGCGCTGGAGGCGGAGCCTGAGGAGGCGGAGcctgaggaggaaggggaggagctcTGGGAGGACGAGGACAGGGGAGAGGTGGGGCGCCCcagctccctcctcttcctcccctccacgCCGCCCAACTCCCCGACCCGCCGCTGCCGCTCCAGGTCCATGTCGTCTTCCCACCCCCGGGGGGCACCACCACCGGCaccgacgccgccgccgccccccgggGCCGGCTTCCAGTTCAGCCCGACGGACGAGCCGCTGTTCTACGAGACGTTCCTGGCGTCGCGGCCGGCCCAGACCATCCTGAAGGAGGTGCTGGCCGAGTTCGAGAGGGAGCCCGCCCTGCCCGGCTCGTACCAGAGCCGGCTGGAGGCCACCAACCTGCGGCTCGTCGACAAACTCAAGCGCTTCCGCACCCTGGGGCCTCCGCGGGGGGGGGCCAGCGCCGCCATGGGCGGGGGCCTGGGGCCCGTGTTGAACGCGGGGCTCCGGAGGAACCGCAGCTACCCCGCCATGGTGGGGGCCAGCATGGCCATGAAGGACCCCGGAGGGCCCCCCAGCAGCGCGGAGCTGTTCCTGGGCCACGCCCTGTCCACGCAGCACGCGGACGCGGCGCACGTAGCTCCCACGCGGCCTCCGGAGGAACGGACgcacgcggcggcggcggccgtcgTACCAAATATAGTCTCCTACAGACAGCCCTGGCCGGACGACTGA
- the trak1a gene encoding trafficking kinesin-binding protein 1 isoform X7 produces MNRRGQAHGQRFAKADYYECDWYYEESTDVLCADRVGQMTKTYSDIDAVTRLLEEKERDLELAARIGQSLLKKNKTLSDRNGVLEEQVEHIREEVSQLRHDLSMKDELLQFYTSVAEESEGESTTSTPIRQSDPNVTVPTYLPLDSLQKKLKDLEAENISLRSEATHLETETISYEEKEQQLVNDCVKELRCANMQMSSLAEELGRKSDDASRQQEEITHLLSQIVDLQKKAKSYAVENEELTQHLGAAKDAQRQLTAELRELEDKYAECMEMLHEAQEELKNLRNKTLPLTTPRRFHSLGLFPMDSLAAEIEGNMRKELQMDDPDVEEQKLHPKRVFQTVKNLNLMRQQRSSLAPSPLNIPGSNQTSSLTSGRSSRVGTPHSYSTYGGSESGSGPYCPDNKAGGILEAHDDGSDDSNRRPVGTPGTPGGRDLEAALRRLSLRRDNYVSERRFFEEERERKLAYLAKEEQGEDGEEKGGSGGDPGTPTESLLSLYTHPSLGSMWSGYSFTSRSYLPEKLQIVKPLEGEYPPGNQSAQSGRGPTATPNTPGQTPPRDDGAKVQQRAQQPDQDPSLQIALGGLGPTLPSTRQISNPSSPPARSGSPHRGFQGAKELRICEQRAQRAGPSRGSSRLLVLSSGATQPAPLSPQPRLRAPLLPLVTGLLEMLEQHEEGLALQHSFYFRHTQPRCWFEI; encoded by the exons tgttgTGTGCTGATAGAGTGGGCCAGATGACCAAGACGTATAGCGACATAGACGCCGTCACTAGGCTACTGGAAGAG AAAGAACGAGACCTTGAGCTGGCCGCTCGCATCGGCCAATCGCTGCTGAAGAAGAACAAGACGCTGAGCGACCGGAACGGCGTgttggaggagcaggtggagcacATCCGAGAGGAG GTCTCCCAGCTGCGTCACGACCTCTCCATGAAGGATGAGCTGCTGCAGTTCTACACCAGCGTGGCCGAGGAGAGCGAGGGCgagtccaccacctccacacc GATACGGCAGAGCGATCCAAATGTCACCGTTCCCACTTACTTACCTCTGGACTCCCTGCAGAAGAAACTCAAAGACCTGGAGGCAGAGAACATATCTCTGCGATCCGag GCCACTCATCTGGAGACGGAGACCATTTCCTACGAAGAGAAGGAACAGCAGCTGGTCAATGACTGTGTTAAAGAACTAC gatGTGCCAACATGCAGATGTCAAGCCTGGCCGAGGAGCTGGGGAGGAAATCGGACGACGCCTCCCGCCAGCAGGAGGAGATCACACACCTCCTGTCCCAGATCGTGGACCTCCAGAAGAAGGCCAAGTCG TATGCTGTGGAGAACGAGGAGCTGACGCAGCACCTAGGAGCTGCCAAAGACGCCCAGAGGCAACTCACTGCTGAG CTGCGGGAGCTGGAGGATAAGTACGCAGAGTGCATGGAGATGCTCCACGAGGcccaggaggagctgaagaacCTGAGGAACAAAACGCTGCCGCTCACCACGCCGCGACGCTTCCACTCCCTGGGCCTGTTTCCCATG GACTCCTTGGCAGCGGAAATAGAGGGAAATATGAGGAAGGAACTTCAAATGGATGATCCAGATGTTGAAGAACAAAA GCTGCACCCCAAGCGGGTGTTCCAGACGGTGAAGAACCTGAACCTGATGCGGCAGCAGCGCTCGTCGCTGGCCCCCTCGCCGCTCAACATCCCGGGCTCCAACCAGACGTCCTCTCTGACGTCGGGCCGCTCCAGCCGGGTGGGCACGCCGCACTCCTACTCCACGTACGGCGGCAGTGAGTCGGGCAGCGGGCCGTACTGCCCCGACAACAAGGCCGGCGGTATCCTGGAGGCGCACGACGACGG GTCAGACGACTCCAACCGGCGTCCCGTCGGCACCCCGGGGACCCCGGGGGGGCGGGACCTGGAGGCGGCCCTCCGTCGCCTCTCGCTGCGCCGCGACAACTACGTCTCCGAGCGGCGCTTCTtcgaggaggagcgggagcgcAAGCTGGCCTACCTGGccaaggaggagcagggggaggacggggaggagaaGGGCGGCAGCGGCGGAGACCCCGGGACCCCCACGGAGAGCCTGCTGTCGCTGTACACGCACCCGTCCCTGGGCAGCATGTGGTCGGGCTACTCCTTCACCTCGAGGTCCTACCTGCCCGAGAAGCTGCAGATCGTCAAGCCCCTCGAAGGTGAATATCCGCCCGGGAATCAAAGCGCTCAGAGCGGCCGTGGCCCGACAGCCACGCCCAACACTCCCGGTCAGACCCCTCCGCGGGACGACGGCGCTAAAGTCCAACAGAGAGCGCAGCAGCCCGATCAAGACCCGTCCCTTCAGATAGCCCTGGGAGGCCTCGGCCCCACGCTGCCCTCGACCCGGCAGATCTCTAACCCGAGCTCCCCTCCGGCTCGCAGTGGTAGTCCCCACCGGGGCTTCCAGGGGGCCAAGGAACTCCGAATCTGTGAGCAGCGCGCGCAAAGGGCCGGCCCGTCCCGGGGCAGCTCCAGGCTGCTGGTGTTGAGTAGCGGTGCCACCCAGCCCGCCCCCCTGTCCCCTCAGCCCAGGCTCAgagcccccctgctccccctggTCACTGGGTTGCTGGAGATGCTGGAGCAGCACGAGGAAGGGTTAGCGCTGCAGCACTCCTTCtacttcagacacacacagcctcgcTGCTGGTTTGAGATCTGA
- the trak1a gene encoding trafficking kinesin-binding protein 1 isoform X5: MTKTYSDIDAVTRLLEEKERDLELAARIGQSLLKKNKTLSDRNGVLEEQVEHIREEVSQLRHDLSMKDELLQFYTSVAEESEGESTTSTPIRQSDPNVTVPTYLPLDSLQKKLKDLEAENISLRSEATHLETETISYEEKEQQLVNDCVKELRCANMQMSSLAEELGRKSDDASRQQEEITHLLSQIVDLQKKAKSYAVENEELTQHLGAAKDAQRQLTAELRELEDKYAECMEMLHEAQEELKNLRNKTLPLTTPRRFHSLGLFPMDSLAAEIEGNMRKELQMDDPDVEEQKLHPKRVFQTVKNLNLMRQQRSSLAPSPLNIPGSNQTSSLTSGRSSRVGTPHSYSTYGGSESGSGPYCPDNKAGGILEAHDDGSDDSNRRPVGTPGTPGGRDLEAALRRLSLRRDNYVSERRFFEEERERKLAYLAKEEQGEDGEEKGGSGGDPGTPTESLLSLYTHPSLGSMWSGYSFTSRSYLPEKLQIVKPLEGSATLHAWQLLAQPHLGGLLDHRPGVVTKGFRTLDQDQDPSEAGDWQLDQPEEDDDSLRSFPGLSSEDDLPVSRLPWASTPDLRHSTNNGGVGVHRSGRDNNNDNEDNSLLESLRGARPGEAFGGKDGPALDGLPCTPCSIRSSPVSVAVTTPCADEKAGGEPLDFPALPAGAPDGLPAIFPGKCMSQTSSTYTFTTCRILHPSDQLTSVSSSPRSAYQSSPGVGGAASPVPSPLPQFSDPATPSNTTPCCTPRRLSLSQAESSTNHRDNTRTTSTSLGLVRLLVEHGISASVYDPRSWDRGGPAAGGALEAEPEEAEPEEEGEELWEDEDRGEVGRPSSLLFLPSTPPNSPTRRCRSRSMSSSHPRGAPPPAPTPPPPPGAGFQFSPTDEPLFYETFLASRPAQTILKEVLAEFEREPALPGSYQSRLEATNLRLVDKLKRFRTLGPPRGGASAAMGGGLGPVLNAGLRRNRSYPAMVGASMAMKDPGGPPSSAELFLGHALSTQHADAAHVAPTRPPEERTHAAAAAVVPNIVSYRQPWPDD, encoded by the exons ATGACCAAGACGTATAGCGACATAGACGCCGTCACTAGGCTACTGGAAGAG AAAGAACGAGACCTTGAGCTGGCCGCTCGCATCGGCCAATCGCTGCTGAAGAAGAACAAGACGCTGAGCGACCGGAACGGCGTgttggaggagcaggtggagcacATCCGAGAGGAG GTCTCCCAGCTGCGTCACGACCTCTCCATGAAGGATGAGCTGCTGCAGTTCTACACCAGCGTGGCCGAGGAGAGCGAGGGCgagtccaccacctccacacc GATACGGCAGAGCGATCCAAATGTCACCGTTCCCACTTACTTACCTCTGGACTCCCTGCAGAAGAAACTCAAAGACCTGGAGGCAGAGAACATATCTCTGCGATCCGag GCCACTCATCTGGAGACGGAGACCATTTCCTACGAAGAGAAGGAACAGCAGCTGGTCAATGACTGTGTTAAAGAACTAC gatGTGCCAACATGCAGATGTCAAGCCTGGCCGAGGAGCTGGGGAGGAAATCGGACGACGCCTCCCGCCAGCAGGAGGAGATCACACACCTCCTGTCCCAGATCGTGGACCTCCAGAAGAAGGCCAAGTCG TATGCTGTGGAGAACGAGGAGCTGACGCAGCACCTAGGAGCTGCCAAAGACGCCCAGAGGCAACTCACTGCTGAG CTGCGGGAGCTGGAGGATAAGTACGCAGAGTGCATGGAGATGCTCCACGAGGcccaggaggagctgaagaacCTGAGGAACAAAACGCTGCCGCTCACCACGCCGCGACGCTTCCACTCCCTGGGCCTGTTTCCCATG GACTCCTTGGCAGCGGAAATAGAGGGAAATATGAGGAAGGAACTTCAAATGGATGATCCAGATGTTGAAGAACAAAA GCTGCACCCCAAGCGGGTGTTCCAGACGGTGAAGAACCTGAACCTGATGCGGCAGCAGCGCTCGTCGCTGGCCCCCTCGCCGCTCAACATCCCGGGCTCCAACCAGACGTCCTCTCTGACGTCGGGCCGCTCCAGCCGGGTGGGCACGCCGCACTCCTACTCCACGTACGGCGGCAGTGAGTCGGGCAGCGGGCCGTACTGCCCCGACAACAAGGCCGGCGGTATCCTGGAGGCGCACGACGACGG GTCAGACGACTCCAACCGGCGTCCCGTCGGCACCCCGGGGACCCCGGGGGGGCGGGACCTGGAGGCGGCCCTCCGTCGCCTCTCGCTGCGCCGCGACAACTACGTCTCCGAGCGGCGCTTCTtcgaggaggagcgggagcgcAAGCTGGCCTACCTGGccaaggaggagcagggggaggacggggaggagaaGGGCGGCAGCGGCGGAGACCCCGGGACCCCCACGGAGAGCCTGCTGTCGCTGTACACGCACCCGTCCCTGGGCAGCATGTGGTCGGGCTACTCCTTCACCTCGAGGTCCTACCTGCCCGAGAAGCTGCAGATCGTCAAGCCCCTCGAAG GCTCGGCCACCCTCCACGCGTGGCAGCTGCTGGCCCAGCCCCACCTGGGGGGCCTGCTGGACCACCGGCCGGGCGTGGTCACCAAGGGCTTCCGCAccctggaccaggaccaggacccttCGGAGGCCGGGGACTGGCAGCTGGACCAACCCGAGGAGGACGACGATTCCCTCCGCTCGTTCCCGGGCCTCTCCAGTGAGGACGACCTCCCCGTCTCCCGCCTGCCCTGGGCGTCCACGCCCGACCTCCGCCACTCCACGAACAACGGCGGCGTCGGCGTCCACCGGAGCGGTCgcgacaacaacaacgacaacgaGGACAATAGCCTGTTGGAGTCGCTGAGGGGCGCGCGACCGGGGGAGGCGTTCGGAGGGAAAGACGGACCCGCCCTCGACGGCCTGCCTTGCACTCCCTGCTCCATCcgctcctctcctgtctccgTCGCCGTGACGACGCCGTGCGCCGACGAGAAGGCCGGCGGCGAGCCCTTAGACTTCCCGGCCCTACCAGCCGGAGCGCCGGACGGCTTGCCCG CCATCTTCCCAGGGAAGTGCATGTCCCAAACCAGCTCCACCTACACCTTCACCACCTGCAGGATCCTCCACCCCTCAGACCAGCtcacctccgtctcctccag ccccaggtcGGCCTATCAGAGCAGCCCTGGCGTGGGCGGGGCCGCGTCGCCCGTCCCTTCGCCGCTACCCCAGTTCTCCGACCCGGCCACGCCCTCCAACACCACGCCCTGCTGCACCCCCCGCCGCCTCTCCCTGTCCCAGGCCGAGTCCTCCACCAACCACCGGGACAACACccgcaccaccagcacctccctGGGGCTGGTGCGCCTCCTGGTGGAGCACGGCATCTCCGCCTCCGTCTACGACCCGCGCAGCTGGGACCGCGGGGGTCCTGCCGCCGGGGGGGCGCTGGAGGCGGAGCCTGAGGAGGCGGAGcctgaggaggaaggggaggagctcTGGGAGGACGAGGACAGGGGAGAGGTGGGGCGCCCcagctccctcctcttcctcccctccacgCCGCCCAACTCCCCGACCCGCCGCTGCCGCTCCAGGTCCATGTCGTCTTCCCACCCCCGGGGGGCACCACCACCGGCaccgacgccgccgccgccccccgggGCCGGCTTCCAGTTCAGCCCGACGGACGAGCCGCTGTTCTACGAGACGTTCCTGGCGTCGCGGCCGGCCCAGACCATCCTGAAGGAGGTGCTGGCCGAGTTCGAGAGGGAGCCCGCCCTGCCCGGCTCGTACCAGAGCCGGCTGGAGGCCACCAACCTGCGGCTCGTCGACAAACTCAAGCGCTTCCGCACCCTGGGGCCTCCGCGGGGGGGGGCCAGCGCCGCCATGGGCGGGGGCCTGGGGCCCGTGTTGAACGCGGGGCTCCGGAGGAACCGCAGCTACCCCGCCATGGTGGGGGCCAGCATGGCCATGAAGGACCCCGGAGGGCCCCCCAGCAGCGCGGAGCTGTTCCTGGGCCACGCCCTGTCCACGCAGCACGCGGACGCGGCGCACGTAGCTCCCACGCGGCCTCCGGAGGAACGGACgcacgcggcggcggcggccgtcgTACCAAATATAGTCTCCTACAGACAGCCCTGGCCGGACGACTGA